A single window of Pontiella agarivorans DNA harbors:
- a CDS encoding right-handed parallel beta-helix repeat-containing protein, translating to MKKRILSTLILMSITGMVFGQGSLTPPGAPAPTMKSLDEIYSAVSGSASAEVRTPISSLPFTISESGSYYVVSNLTMTATGAHGIYVQADDVTIDLMGFTLTGPGESSGSAIKTGTFNKGCRVFSGTIRNWLGGYAVSAGFESQIQNVIAIENERGLYGVQIKDCQAVRNTTAGIYGGFAGSILNCKASENGTWGISSGQANVIENCSVYYNGSEGILAQYNSIVRNCTSFANQHSGIKGEAGTQIINCNASSNERSGFEITEKCSIENCSASSNGNRPTTHQDGAGIQITGSDNLVKGNTVQDNMWGIHVASERNAIGHNIIGGENTEKGLYITGTENRVFENQVSGTEDNYDMAAGNQLNLLLSEIPETLDWPSTVRLTGSLTVSEQGVNGITVQADNVSIDMAGHSLIGPGTGSGHAVHQLPGFNNFSLSNGNISNWEGTTSYATFSPEPAAVAIAGEYSNLKRLNISDNKGGGVYVKKYGTLSECNVSSNQAYGICVDSGGRIEACRTINNALYGMSLGGSFVKDSQSRGNNVGIYLLNSVAKNCSTSSNTEDGLRLENNAEALNCNSAYNAENGFLVYNGNLRQCTARYNTLCGIDIWDDALIEDCLVEGQNYEGRYTRAGIEVLFDDVTLMNNTVRQCQEGILLQYSDYESGNNMLEGNRIYECGIGINLQQADNILLNNRVWNCSTNYSDTAGNHVPLVSGTVAPSDNLSF from the coding sequence ATGAAAAAAAGAATCCTCAGCACACTCATCCTCATGTCGATAACCGGAATGGTTTTCGGCCAAGGCAGTTTAACCCCTCCGGGCGCTCCGGCCCCCACCATGAAATCGCTCGACGAAATCTATTCAGCGGTATCAGGCAGCGCCAGTGCCGAAGTACGCACCCCCATTTCCAGCCTACCGTTCACCATAAGCGAATCCGGCTCCTACTATGTCGTCAGCAACCTGACAATGACGGCGACCGGAGCCCACGGAATTTATGTTCAGGCAGATGATGTAACGATCGATCTAATGGGCTTCACCCTCACCGGCCCCGGCGAAAGCAGCGGATCGGCCATCAAAACGGGAACGTTCAACAAGGGCTGCCGCGTCTTTAGTGGCACCATCCGCAATTGGCTTGGCGGCTATGCGGTGAGCGCCGGTTTTGAGAGCCAAATTCAAAACGTTATCGCGATTGAAAATGAGCGAGGGCTCTACGGGGTTCAGATCAAAGATTGCCAAGCGGTGCGTAATACAACGGCGGGTATCTATGGCGGATTCGCGGGTTCGATCCTGAACTGCAAAGCCTCTGAAAATGGCACGTGGGGCATCTCTTCCGGCCAAGCCAACGTCATCGAAAACTGTTCGGTCTATTATAACGGATCCGAAGGCATTCTCGCTCAATACAATTCAATCGTCCGCAACTGCACCTCATTTGCAAATCAGCACTCTGGCATTAAGGGCGAGGCCGGAACACAGATCATCAATTGCAACGCCTCCAGCAATGAGCGTAGCGGCTTTGAGATTACCGAAAAATGTTCCATTGAAAACTGCTCCGCCTCCTCCAACGGCAACCGCCCCACCACCCACCAAGACGGTGCAGGCATCCAAATCACAGGAAGCGACAACTTGGTAAAGGGCAACACAGTTCAAGACAATATGTGGGGCATTCACGTTGCCAGCGAGCGCAACGCCATCGGTCATAATATCATTGGCGGCGAAAACACGGAAAAAGGTCTTTATATAACCGGCACCGAAAACCGCGTTTTTGAAAATCAGGTCTCCGGCACCGAAGATAACTACGACATGGCCGCCGGCAACCAACTCAACCTCCTTTTGAGCGAAATTCCGGAAACGCTGGACTGGCCATCTACGGTGCGTCTTACGGGATCATTAACCGTAAGCGAACAAGGTGTAAATGGCATTACTGTCCAAGCCGACAATGTGTCAATCGACATGGCCGGACATAGCCTGATCGGCCCAGGAACCGGTAGCGGCCATGCTGTCCATCAGCTTCCCGGTTTTAATAACTTTAGTCTCTCGAATGGAAATATTTCAAACTGGGAAGGGACCACATCGTATGCAACTTTTTCCCCTGAACCAGCGGCAGTTGCCATTGCCGGAGAATATTCCAATCTCAAAAGGCTGAATATTTCGGACAACAAGGGCGGCGGAGTCTATGTGAAAAAATACGGAACGCTTTCCGAATGCAATGTGTCATCAAATCAGGCGTATGGCATCTGCGTTGATTCAGGAGGCCGTATTGAGGCCTGCCGGACAATAAACAATGCCTTATACGGTATGTCTTTAGGCGGTTCTTTTGTCAAAGACAGCCAATCAAGAGGAAATAACGTCGGAATATATCTTCTAAACTCTGTTGCAAAAAACTGCAGCACGTCATCCAACACAGAGGACGGACTGCGCTTGGAGAATAATGCTGAGGCGCTGAACTGCAACAGCGCATACAACGCGGAAAATGGTTTTTTGGTCTACAATGGAAACTTGAGGCAGTGTACAGCAAGATATAACACGCTGTGCGGTATCGATATATGGGATGACGCTTTAATCGAAGATTGCCTAGTTGAAGGTCAGAATTACGAAGGGCGTTACACCCGTGCTGGAATTGAAGTTTTATTTGATGATGTCACACTGATGAACAACACCGTGCGGCAGTGTCAGGAAGGAATACTATTGCAGTATTCCGACTATGAATCCGGCAATAACATGCTGGAAGGAAACCGAATTTACGAATGTGGGATCGGTATCAATCTCCAACAAGCAGATAATATCCTACTCAACAACCGAGTATGGAACTGCTCGACAAACTACAGCGATACCGCCGGAAACCATGTCCCGCTGGTATCCGGTACTGTTGCGCCTTCAGACAATCTCAGCTTCTAG